One Streptomyces sp. V4I8 genomic window carries:
- a CDS encoding glycosyl hydrolase, producing MVVDTFASDKRRTRDRRQPSPVRARLEEDPIHPLRFGVNYTPRHGWFHSWHDFDPARARADLDRIAELGLDHVRVFHLWPLLQPNRTLVRTAAVDQLAHLVDLAGEAGLDVMVDGIQGHLSSFDFYPEWTRSWHHRNVFTDPEAIEAQAGLLRALGRALTGRPNLIGLQLGNELNNLVEHNPVTADEVDHYLDTLLAAAREGLGAGGGLVTHSAYDAAWYGDDHPFTPEASARKGDLTTVHPWVFSGDCARRYGPRSPQVRHLAEYGTELAKAYATDPARPVWVQETGAPAPHIPAADAPDFARETVRNAAQCAGLWGVTWWCSHDVDRSLADFPELEYTLGLFDATGRPKPIAEALAETVTELRVAPDSARPRDTALLLDCTPSTRSVSGPGGAYFESWMRMRAEGLRPAVVLAARAEDGEYLAARGIKEVVRPS from the coding sequence ATGGTGGTTGATACATTCGCATCAGACAAGAGACGGACAAGAGACAGACGGCAGCCAAGCCCCGTGCGAGCCCGGCTCGAGGAGGATCCCATCCACCCGCTCCGCTTCGGCGTCAACTACACGCCCCGCCACGGCTGGTTCCACTCCTGGCACGACTTCGACCCGGCACGCGCGCGTGCGGACCTCGACCGGATAGCGGAACTCGGCCTGGACCACGTCCGCGTCTTCCACCTCTGGCCGCTGCTCCAGCCCAACCGCACCCTCGTGCGCACCGCGGCGGTCGACCAGCTGGCGCACCTCGTCGACCTGGCCGGCGAGGCCGGCCTGGACGTCATGGTGGACGGCATCCAGGGCCATCTGTCGAGCTTCGACTTCTACCCGGAGTGGACGCGCAGCTGGCACCACCGCAACGTGTTCACGGACCCGGAGGCCATCGAGGCCCAGGCCGGCCTCCTGCGCGCCCTCGGCCGCGCGCTCACCGGCCGCCCGAACCTCATCGGCCTCCAACTCGGCAACGAGCTCAACAACCTGGTCGAGCACAACCCGGTGACGGCCGACGAGGTGGACCACTACCTCGACACCCTGCTGGCGGCGGCCCGCGAGGGACTCGGCGCCGGAGGCGGCCTGGTCACGCACTCCGCCTACGACGCGGCCTGGTACGGCGACGACCACCCCTTCACCCCCGAGGCCTCGGCCCGCAAGGGCGATCTGACGACCGTCCACCCCTGGGTGTTCTCCGGCGACTGCGCGCGCCGCTACGGCCCCCGCTCCCCGCAGGTGCGGCACCTCGCCGAGTACGGCACGGAGCTGGCCAAGGCGTACGCCACCGACCCCGCGCGCCCCGTCTGGGTCCAGGAGACGGGCGCCCCCGCACCGCACATCCCGGCCGCGGACGCCCCGGACTTCGCGCGGGAGACCGTACGGAACGCGGCGCAGTGCGCGGGGCTGTGGGGTGTGACCTGGTGGTGCTCGCACGACGTCGACCGGTCGCTGGCCGACTTCCCGGAACTGGAGTACACGCTGGGCCTGTTCGACGCGACGGGCCGCCCGAAGCCGATCGCCGAGGCCCTCGCCGAGACCGTCACCGAGCTGCGCGTGGCCCCGGACTCGGCTCGGCCCCGCGACACCGCCCTGCTCCTGGACTGCACGCCGAGCACCCGGTCGGTGTCCGGTCCGGGCGGCGCGTACTTCGAGTCCTGGATGCGGAT
- a CDS encoding N-acetylglucosamine kinase yields MNSDLNQTLAYVVGLDAGGTRTRAVLAPVREGDPVGEGVSGPGNALTVPGPQLTEHLAEALAQAVPEALRGRVVAVAAGFAGASRTAPDEPGRVKAHAALTVALRRLGIGTDSVEIHSDIEAAFASAPGHPADGLALVAGTGAVAVRITARVCTETAGGDGWLLGDDGSGFWIGREAVRLALRMADGRGGPTALAASVGRALGVPDDVLPGEAPGPYDTGAWTRARREAYRMHLLPAVMDRPPVQLARLAPLVAEAAARHRDAVAEGILATAADHLTETVRALEPRPGERIVVTGGLLGPGGPLTDPLTARLQHLGLTLDRVAAGSRGAVALARLAI; encoded by the coding sequence ATGAATAGTGATTTGAACCAAACCTTGGCGTACGTCGTCGGCCTGGACGCCGGGGGCACCCGCACGCGCGCCGTTCTGGCGCCCGTGCGGGAGGGCGACCCCGTGGGCGAGGGCGTCTCCGGCCCCGGCAACGCCCTGACCGTGCCCGGCCCGCAGCTCACCGAGCATCTCGCCGAGGCCCTCGCGCAGGCCGTGCCGGAAGCGTTGCGCGGCCGGGTCGTCGCGGTGGCGGCCGGGTTCGCGGGCGCCTCGCGGACCGCTCCCGACGAGCCGGGCCGGGTCAAGGCGCACGCCGCCCTCACCGTCGCGCTGCGCCGGCTGGGCATCGGCACGGACTCGGTCGAGATCCACAGCGACATCGAGGCCGCGTTCGCCTCCGCGCCCGGTCACCCCGCCGACGGGCTCGCCCTGGTGGCCGGCACCGGCGCGGTCGCGGTGCGCATCACCGCGCGCGTGTGCACCGAGACCGCCGGCGGCGACGGCTGGCTGCTCGGCGACGACGGCAGCGGCTTCTGGATCGGGCGCGAGGCGGTACGGCTGGCACTGCGCATGGCGGACGGCCGGGGCGGGCCGACGGCACTGGCCGCGTCGGTGGGGCGGGCACTGGGCGTGCCCGACGATGTCCTGCCGGGGGAGGCCCCGGGCCCGTACGACACCGGAGCCTGGACCCGGGCCCGGCGCGAGGCCTACCGCATGCACCTGCTCCCCGCCGTGATGGACCGGCCGCCGGTCCAACTGGCCCGGCTCGCCCCGCTCGTCGCCGAAGCCGCCGCCCGGCACCGGGACGCCGTCGCCGAGGGGATCCTCGCGACGGCCGCCGACCACCTCACCGAGACCGTCCGCGCCCTCGAACCGCGGCCCGGCGAGCGGATCGTCGTGACCGGGGGGCTGCTCGGTCCCGGAGGCCCGCTCACCGATCCCCTCACCGCCCGGCTCCAGCACCTCGGACTCACCCTCGACCGGGTGGCCGCCGGCTCCCGGGGAGCGGTGGCGCTCGCGCGCCTCGCCATCTGA
- a CDS encoding glycoside hydrolase family 3 N-terminal domain-containing protein produces MPTPDDAATPLVADRPRYLDPTAPVETRVRDLLSRMTLREKAGQLNQRMYGWDAYRRTPDGGFELTDALYAETDRFEGLGALYGLQRADAWSGVDHTNGPGADDGAALAELVQRHVVERSRLGIPALFVEEVPHGHMALDGTVLPVNLAVGATWDPELYERAAAHAAAELRARGGHVALVSALDIARDPRWGRTEECFGEDPYLAARLTEAVVRGMQGEPAAYFAADKAPVVLKHFAGQGATVGGRNSAESELGLRELHEIHLPAARAGVRAGAAAVMAAYNEVDGLPCAGNRALLTELLRDRWGFEGLVMADGLAVDRLARITGDTMSAGALALDAGVDLSLWDEGFTHLAEAVERGLVAEEILDTAVARVLRLKFRLGLFDQEVETGVGTAVGTRGGTTPFPANGREVSTLLARGAVTLLHDDGGVLPVAAAVSRLAVLGPQSATAAHQLGDYTAPQRPGTAVSVLDGLRRLAPPGLDIRHAPGCALTGDDLSGIPAAVAAAAASDLAVLVLGGSSARTPDTEFDANGAARTVVSEMTCGEGVDLAGLRLGKAQNALLEAVVATGTPTVVVLIQGRPHVVPATGAALLTAWYPGPWGGEAIAEVLLGLAEPVGRLPVSVPRSAAQLPVHYNHKDTEYGGYADEDAEPLYSFGHGLSYTSFAYGPPRLSGHTVEVDITNTGRRAGRSVAQLYLRRLRTPVWPRTLELCGFQAVDLAPGETRTVTFPLGADLPGRGTVVEFRVAESARAALTAVPTQSFTAPEDTPL; encoded by the coding sequence ATGCCGACTCCGGACGACGCGGCCACGCCCCTCGTGGCCGACCGCCCCCGCTACCTCGACCCCACCGCCCCCGTCGAGACCCGGGTCCGCGACCTCCTCTCCCGCATGACCCTGCGCGAGAAGGCCGGCCAGCTCAACCAGCGGATGTACGGCTGGGACGCCTACCGTCGCACCCCCGACGGCGGCTTCGAACTCACCGACGCCCTGTACGCCGAGACCGACCGCTTCGAGGGACTCGGCGCCCTGTACGGCCTCCAGCGCGCCGACGCCTGGTCCGGTGTCGACCACACCAACGGGCCCGGCGCGGATGACGGGGCGGCCCTGGCGGAGCTGGTGCAGCGGCATGTCGTCGAGCGCAGCCGGCTCGGGATTCCCGCGCTGTTCGTCGAGGAGGTGCCGCACGGGCACATGGCGCTGGACGGCACGGTCCTGCCGGTCAATCTGGCCGTCGGCGCCACCTGGGACCCCGAGCTGTACGAACGCGCCGCCGCCCACGCCGCCGCCGAACTGCGGGCCCGCGGCGGTCATGTCGCCCTCGTCTCGGCGCTCGACATCGCCCGCGACCCCCGCTGGGGCCGCACCGAGGAGTGCTTCGGGGAGGACCCCTACCTCGCCGCGCGCCTCACGGAGGCCGTCGTCCGCGGCATGCAGGGCGAGCCCGCCGCGTACTTCGCCGCCGACAAGGCCCCCGTCGTCCTCAAGCACTTCGCCGGGCAGGGCGCCACCGTCGGCGGCCGCAACTCCGCCGAGTCCGAGCTCGGCCTGCGTGAGCTGCACGAGATCCACCTCCCGGCCGCCCGCGCCGGCGTCCGTGCCGGGGCCGCCGCCGTCATGGCCGCGTACAACGAGGTGGACGGCCTGCCCTGCGCCGGGAACAGGGCGCTGCTCACCGAACTCCTCAGAGACCGCTGGGGGTTCGAGGGACTGGTCATGGCCGACGGACTCGCGGTGGACCGGCTGGCCCGGATCACCGGCGACACGATGTCCGCGGGCGCCCTCGCGCTCGACGCCGGTGTCGATCTGAGCCTTTGGGACGAGGGCTTCACGCATCTGGCGGAGGCGGTCGAGCGGGGACTGGTGGCCGAGGAGATCCTCGACACCGCGGTCGCCCGCGTCCTGCGGCTCAAGTTCCGGCTGGGACTGTTCGATCAGGAGGTCGAGACGGGGGTCGGCACCGCGGTCGGCACCAGGGGCGGCACCACTCCCTTCCCGGCGAACGGCCGGGAGGTGAGCACCCTCCTCGCCCGAGGCGCGGTCACCCTCCTCCACGACGACGGCGGGGTCCTGCCCGTCGCGGCGGCCGTCTCCCGCCTCGCCGTCCTCGGCCCCCAATCCGCCACCGCCGCCCACCAATTGGGCGACTACACCGCCCCGCAGCGCCCAGGCACGGCGGTGAGCGTGCTGGACGGGCTACGGCGTCTCGCCCCGCCCGGCCTCGACATCCGCCACGCCCCCGGCTGCGCCCTCACCGGCGACGACCTCTCCGGCATCCCCGCGGCGGTCGCGGCGGCCGCCGCCTCCGACCTGGCCGTGCTGGTGCTGGGCGGCAGCAGCGCGCGTACTCCCGACACGGAGTTCGACGCCAACGGGGCCGCGCGGACCGTCGTCTCCGAGATGACCTGCGGCGAGGGCGTCGACCTGGCCGGACTGCGGCTGGGGAAGGCCCAGAACGCCCTGCTGGAGGCCGTCGTCGCGACGGGGACGCCGACCGTGGTCGTGCTCATCCAGGGCCGGCCGCATGTCGTGCCCGCCACCGGAGCCGCCCTGCTCACCGCCTGGTACCCGGGCCCGTGGGGCGGTGAGGCGATCGCCGAGGTGCTGCTCGGGCTGGCCGAACCCGTCGGCCGGCTGCCGGTCTCGGTGCCGCGCTCGGCGGCCCAGCTCCCCGTCCACTACAACCACAAGGACACCGAGTACGGCGGCTATGCGGACGAGGACGCCGAGCCGCTCTACTCCTTCGGGCACGGGCTCTCGTACACGAGCTTCGCGTACGGTCCGCCGCGGCTGTCGGGGCACACCGTCGAGGTCGACATCACCAACACCGGTCGGCGCGCGGGCCGTTCCGTCGCCCAGCTGTACCTGCGGCGGCTGCGGACTCCCGTGTGGCCGCGCACGCTGGAACTGTGCGGCTTC